The genomic interval CAATGTGGTGATGTAGTGGCTGGCtgttttatttacatttacaCATTAGCTTTCCAGCTGTTCAAGGCAACATATATATTCTGCTGATTATATTTTATTCTGACAACAAACCTGTAAGGTAGGCTACATTGAGAATTACTGATCCACAGTCACTCATTAAAAACTTCATGGCTGACAGAATATTTGAACCTGGGTTTTCCAGTCCTAAGTCTGGAAGGACGTGGGGAAGTTGGGGGAATTTGTAGCCCTTTGCATGCTGGACTGTAGTTTCTATCATCCCTGCATGCTGGGCTAAGAATAATGGAAACTGGATTTCAACATCATCTAAAGGACCACAACTTCCCAACTCTAAATGATGGGTTTGCTCTTGAATGGTAAGTTTGAATGGCTTCTCCATGTACAGTGTAAGCCTAAGcatttttactcagaagtaaattgtACTCTTTTTCACTGGGGCTTTTTCAAGACTtaagtatacatacatacatacatacaatttcAGTCAAAGTCACTACCACTTAGCTTAACCAGCTTCCCACATGGTTTAGAAGATAAAATCGAGCTACATGCAGGAAGAGAGAGATTTAAGTGTGGTAAGAAATCCTTTTCATTTAGATAGCACTCTTTTTCACACTAATGCTAGGCTGGGAATTATGTAACCTTCCAGATGTTAGACAgcaactctcagcagccctagcAAGCAAAGCAAAAATGGTGGGTTTATAAGACCTGGAGCAAACCTATACATATGCATGTCTGGTAGGGTCCTGGTAAGTAGTGATAGGGTCAGGCCCACAACCAGTGGTATGCGTAGGGGTTGAAGCATGCCACTTCCTATTTTATGGGGTCTAAGGCAATTTGCTCCCTGTCCTGGGCAGCCCTGTATGGATCACTGTTCCTGCTACTTTATTTATTGGTTAATGTGTCACCTCCTACTTTTCCTTCAGTGACTCGAGATGGCAATGTTTTGCAGGTCACTTGATGTGAGGGactgcaattaatttttttttgggtgCCCATTGGATAAaacttttctttcctggaaacccaTCAGGGACCAGAACCCAATAGCTTGGGGCCTGGTGTCAGTCCAGAGACCAACACTTTGAGTAGTGCAGGTGTACATggctctcctcctctccactATAGACTCATAACAGCCCTGTGAGGCAGTTAAGCTCAAGGTGTATGACTGGCCTAAGGCCCCACATCCAGTAACCTTTGTCGCTCTGGGGCAACTAGAACCTAGACCTCACAAGTCCTAGTTCCAGACCCAACCACTTCCCCAAACTGTCTCATTTATTCATGTTTCTTCTATTGTGTTTAGCCTGGCTAAACACAATATGTCTGATGCTTCAAGGAGCTCTCATATATAGACAACAAAACACTATAAACAAATTTTAAGGACCAACGAGTTTCTCTCCTCATCTCTCTCTTAAGATCCCTATGGGGCATCTCCTTcagtattatgtatttatttcctttatgtGATTCTTTTCTGTTTGCTGAACCTATTCTTATAGCCTGATCTTACTCAATATTTAGTCCTAGTGAATTTAATGAGTCTTATTCCCTTGCCGGTGTGCAAAGATTGTAGCCTTTTCTGTTTGTCCCAGTCTCCTGAAGCTAAAAGTCCAAGTTACAACACATGAGTACATACTCCAgttagatatttttgaatctcaGACAGATTCTTGCATCAGGCAACCCAAAATGCCCCATTTTCTGAATGCCTCTAAATCAGTGGCAGGCAAATTATGGACCTCCAAATtattggactaaaattcccatgagtcctagccagtggtgagagatgatgAGAGTTGAAGTTCAACATTATTAGGAAGGCCTTAGGTTACCCATTCTTACTCTAAACCAGAACTTGGCAAAGTTATTATTTTTGGAGTTTAACTACCCTAGCCAACATGGGCagtgggggattctgagagttgcaaaACGAACAGTGTAATTTGCAGGGTCTGCTGTAAATGTCAGGCGGTTGGATTCCCCttagcaaaaggaaaacaaacaaataataccaAACTTCTGCTTTTTTCAGTGAGAGAAAAGAAGCAAACCCAAATGTTTGTTCAGCACCTGCACCCACCCTCTCATACTGGCATGAATTTGCCGCTTCCGTAGCACTTGTACTCTGTCTCGTACATGCGGGGCACAGACATGATCTCCACCACTGGCACCCGACAAGAGACTGTGGGCAGCCTCTCCACTGGGCAGAAGCGGTCCCAGGTGCGCTTGTAATCATTGGGAAGCTGGTAGGATTCTTGGGTCTGAGTGAGCAGGCCATGGTGGGGAACCGCAGTTATGTTGGGCGGTAGGCGGGGTACCCGGGTAGCATTGTAAAACCGGCAGATGTCTCGCATAGGCCCAGTTTCACGAATCAAAGGAAAGTTGACACATTTGGGAGCATCCTTTTTGGCATAGCCAAGTAGTTCCTTCCtgcaggaaagggaaaagagaggcagTATAATCAGAGCTTTTGATTTCTCCTAAAGAGGATTAAACCAAAGTAGACTAGAGGAGCAAGTGTCTGCAGAAAGACAAAAGGCATAACAAATAAGTCATTGCATGGGTAAACTTATAGTTTTTCATGGGTAGTTTCTTGAGGGGCGTTTCAGTGTTTCGACGCCGTtggttttcttaatttttaaactgaaaattgcttttttatacgtatatattgttttgtatattgtattttatattttctcatttgttgaTGTGTTTCCTCATTAACAATGTTGTTTTTGTGCTGTTCCCCAGGCTTTgggttttgtttcttctttttaattgtttgatataATCGGCAGATTGATTCAGTAAAGATGTACTTACTGTACCTACTTTGCAGGGAAATGACTCTTGGGGAAACAAAGGAACATTGCAGAATATGATACTGGCCATGGAACTCCTAAGAAGTTCCtctggtttggttttgttttgggagAAAAAAGTTCCAGCTTCTGAAACTGAAACCACATAGGTCACGCCTACCAAAATCACAGATCTTGGGTCAGTTGCTGGATAAGATCCAGTAATCTAAGGTTGAAAATCATGCATTccttctattatttttttctaaacaaTGCTCATTTATCCTCTGTCATGGTCATCCAGACCCCACCTTGTCTATTTTTTTCTAAACTCAACACCCCCAACTATTGTAAACTTTTCTTTGTAAGGGATTGCTCTAGCTTTCAGATCAAGCTCTGGtaacaataaactttaaaaatttgGTGTCCCCTCAGCTGCTTTGTAGTATTTTGCACCAGAACATGTTTTGCAGCCTCTACCACTGGCTTTAACAGTTTGCAGGTTTTGCACCCTTGCAATACTACGCTTGGAATGAAAACAACCTTGAtggatctggggggggggattccaatTTAAGAACTGTCTTGCTTGAAAACTAGAACTTCTGGAACCCTCTGGAACCAAGGGTTCTTTTGGCATCGAACACTGACACAAGTTAGTGTAAGCTGTATTGATGGCAAAAGATGCAGCAGATGGTACTGAGCAGAGGATATTCCAGCCCTTTTGCAGATGAGATCCCTGATCGCCAATGGCAGAATTGCTTCCCCACAACAAATTCTATCCACACATCCCTTGGCCAACACCACAGGATCTATGAGGAGCCCTGGGCTTGGGTTCACTGCTCCCTAAGTGAAGGCAATTGAATATtggtggattgagtgttggactatgactctggacagcaggattcaattcccagctcagccatgaaacccactgagtgaccttgggcaagtcatatgctctcagcctcaggggaaggcaatggcaaacctcctctgaacaaattttgtcatgaaacccccatgatgaccttaggatcaccataagttggaatggCTCGAAGGCCTACAACAACAGTCCAAAGGGGTCATATAGtgaagaagcaaacaaagaaaatcaaagtgccCAAGCTCAAGCCATCTTCCCCTAACAGCTTTGAAAACTATGCAAGCAGTTTAGCAACAGAGAAAAATTAACTCCTCAAGCTGGTCCTgagccttcatatcttttcctAGCCTCAAACTGCAAAGCCAATGGAAAAAGTACCCAACAAGTTCATGAATATAATTTGTTCACACCACTGCTGTTATCATTTGGCCATGATGATTACAAGGACTCTAAAGCCCATCTGCCTGATAGGCAGAGGTCCTAGTCACTACAAGAACCCTATTTGGATCTGTCAATTACATGTGAGAAACCTTTGCCTTTTGGAGGGATGTCCTATTCTGGCAGGTAATGCTAGAAAGGCAGCATGTTTCAAGGAGGAGTGGGCCGAGGGCAGAGAATGACAGAAATGTACAGTACTCACTTTGTAAAAGGATGGAAGTCTTTAGCAGTGGTGGACACATATGGTTCATTCAGCCGCAGCACTGCCTTGTCACAGATGTAGAAGGGTTTGCCTGCCATCATTTTATTCTGTGTGCTGGCCACAATGGACTGCagtgaagacaacaacaaaatgtcattATTGCAGGAAGAATTTGGTAGCTGgcaacgcacacacacaaacacacacacactgtagagGAAACATGAGAAGATGACTCACCCAACCAGGCCTAGTGTTACCACATGACACTTGGGAGAAGTTGTCAAAGTGTCAATGCCCTGCCAGGACTCACAATTGTATTGGCTCCTATTTGTTATGGTTGCATTGCAGTGAGGGGCAGATCCATATTTTGGGGGTAGAGGTagccctggtgccacagtggttaaatactggtagtgcagccacaagattgtgagttggATACCAGGGCTTCaatgttgactcagccttccatccttttgtaggttggtaaaatgagtacccagcttgttggggacaattggctaaaatactgtaaaatgcttagagagtgctgggttgactgataagtggtatagaactgTAAATACTATGTTATTACTCCTGCCCCACCACACCCTGCGCCATGCAACTATGTCTGGCCTGCCATTTTAAGTTCTCATAATACCCTGGTGCAATACCCCATTAAGTGTATTGTTAGAGCTTTAAATAGCATTTCTGTATTCCTGCTGTTAGATAAGACATTGGACTACCTTCACCCCTGAAATATGGATCTGGCCCTCATTGCAATGCAACCATAGCAAATAGTGAAtacaaaatgatattttttttctaattccacAAGTAGCATGCAAGTAAATGCAAGACATATTTGCAAAACAATGAATCTTAATTTGGGGATTCTGACTCTGGCTAGCCCCGACTTGGCcttaaggaagaagaaaaaagatacagAATCTAGAAACCCCATGTCATGAAGAAATACACCATTTTAAATATGCAGATACTGCAGCACTTCTAAGCTGACAGAAAGAAGGCTGTAGCTAGGCTTTCACAGACTGAATCCACTTAATCAGAAACAAGTAGACAAGAATGTCTAACGCAAGGAGGGTTGTGgcatgggcttttgtagactgagatccaaaaacacactgcagaaatagcccagtttgagaccacattaacttccctggctcaatgctagggaattgtgggaactgtagttttgtgagacatttagccttctctgtcagagagctctgatgccacaataaactacaattcccaggattccctagcactgagccagggcagttaaagcggtctcaaattggattatttctgcagtgtgtttttggatctcagtctacaaaagcccatgcCACAACcctccttcagttagtctcagaagaACTACagtatctctttgcatactgatccaaacTAATACAGCTGTTATTTAAATTCTATAATTTACTGATATTCTGCATATAACATTTGACAAGCAAAATATGTAAGTGGGAGGATGTCCCCCCTGGAATACCAGATACCTTGGATGCTCCATCTGTATGATGTGCAGCCAATCCAAAGGGCTGGGGTCCAGCATGGAAGGTGGGTTCATGTGGCAGATTGGGCCAACCTGGGTAGCGCTCCTTGGTCTCGCTTTTCTGGTTGCTCATGGTCAATGGGAGCCTCCATGCCCTCGCCTTCAGCTGTTGGAAAGAAAAGCCACCAGAAGAGCTGGGGATAAGAGTCAGTGGAAAGTGGGTAGGCTGGCAATAGCAAAACTCTGAAAGTTACTAGAAATTAGTTACCGTTATATATTACAGACCCAGCACTGGGAAGATATAAGC from Sceloporus undulatus isolate JIND9_A2432 ecotype Alabama chromosome 6, SceUnd_v1.1, whole genome shotgun sequence carries:
- the LOC121932499 gene encoding uncharacterized protein LOC121932499, which encodes MADTLLALPFGWQTESWSQVPTQGGKQDWRLTSSGVGHRYIPPLPSLPPYARSTVHEPLPPGSEKGFRDEVIPRLATTAQLAYGPKAHGGILAHPRHFVADAHNKVHYIKDLKEKLKARAWRLPLTMSNQKSETKERYPGWPNLPHEPTFHAGPQPFGLAAHHTDGASKSIVASTQNKMMAGKPFYICDKAVLRLNEPYVSTTAKDFHPFTKKELLGYAKKDAPKCVNFPLIRETGPMRDICRFYNATRVPRLPPNITAVPHHGLLTQTQESYQLPNDYKRTWDRFCPVERLPTVSCRVPVVEIMSVPRMYETEYKCYGSGKFMPV